In the Selenihalanaerobacter shriftii genome, one interval contains:
- a CDS encoding DevR family CRISPR-associated autoregulator encodes MSKRVYSISINGKVGLNLHDLNNEKSEGNQLTTRNVTITDKAGNLATVNAVSGDMLKHIQASHLFKIAKDKEDLSLCQGCEKFDANRITIDDDFDEFTGDSDNTKSDIVDKMLNMCSMDDMEGILVTNNKKNVGRDSTVEFGWLVAIPEEFNSENLFHVKYSDREKSEGSGKNEGQNIFYRPVNSGQYAVVNNLEVARIGYNDISKEYPLDSDSIEARYKALLKSIMLTYYSPEGAMRNTQAPHMTSFEGVVSVSYSSVPAPTISALNSNYKEEIKSISETLTSIGEEVELKEFNSLAEFCNIIKELIEDTVPYGVKL; translated from the coding sequence ATGAGTAAGAGAGTATATTCTATTTCTATTAATGGTAAGGTTGGATTGAATTTACATGATCTAAATAATGAAAAGTCAGAAGGAAATCAATTGACTACTAGAAATGTTACTATTACAGATAAAGCTGGTAATTTAGCAACTGTTAATGCTGTTTCTGGTGATATGTTAAAGCATATTCAAGCTAGTCACCTATTTAAGATTGCTAAAGATAAAGAAGATTTATCATTATGTCAAGGTTGTGAGAAATTTGATGCTAATAGAATTACTATTGATGATGATTTCGATGAATTTACAGGTGATAGTGATAATACTAAATCTGATATAGTTGATAAGATGCTTAATATGTGTAGCATGGATGATATGGAAGGAATTTTAGTAACTAATAATAAGAAGAATGTAGGGCGCGATTCTACAGTAGAATTTGGTTGGTTAGTTGCTATCCCGGAGGAGTTTAATTCAGAAAATTTATTCCATGTTAAATATTCAGATAGAGAAAAGAGTGAAGGTAGTGGTAAGAACGAAGGGCAGAATATTTTTTATCGACCAGTAAATTCTGGGCAATATGCTGTAGTTAATAATCTTGAAGTAGCTAGAATTGGATATAATGATATTTCTAAAGAGTATCCTTTAGATTCAGATAGTATTGAAGCTAGATATAAAGCATTACTTAAATCAATTATGTTGACTTATTATTCTCCAGAAGGAGCTATGCGTAATACTCAAGCTCCACATATGACAAGTTTTGAAGGTGTAGTTAGTGTTAGTTATAGTTCAGTGCCTGCACCAACAATTAGTGCTTTAAATTCAAATTATAAAGAAGAGATTAAATCTATTTCTGAAACATTAACTTCTATCGGTGAAGAAGTGGAGTTAAAAGAGTTTAATTCTTTAGCAGAATTTTGTAATATCATAAAAGAATTAATAGAGGACACAGTTCCGTATGGTGTGAAATTATAA
- the cas2 gene encoding CRISPR-associated endonuclease Cas2 — translation MYTLLIYDITEDRIRNRVAETCKDYGLQRVQWSAFFGKINHNLREELMMKISRILGDNEGNIQLYPICSKDMKLHQEIARYGAGRL, via the coding sequence ATGTATACCTTATTAATTTATGATATTACTGAGGATCGGATTAGAAATAGAGTTGCTGAAACTTGTAAAGATTATGGATTACAGAGAGTGCAGTGGAGTGCTTTCTTTGGTAAGATAAATCATAATCTTAGAGAAGAGTTAATGATGAAAATTAGTAGAATTTTAGGTGACAATGAAGGAAATATTCAGTTATATCCTATCTGTAGCAAAGATATGAAGTTGCATCAAGAGATAGCCAGATATGGTGCTGGTAGATTATGA
- the cas1 gene encoding CRISPR-associated endonuclease Cas1: protein MGSESLVVSDYGIFIGKKSQRVVLKKDKKIIEEIPLFKLKEILVTTSGVSLSSDVIQECAKAGVQIDFVTYTGEHLAKVSSSAMGGTIKTRREQILAYEDKRGVDLAITFANGKIDNQVILLKYLAKYRKRKDKAQYKLIYEQIDKIENIKEGLRDIKGKNVDDVRQFILSIEGRSAKEYWQAVKEVLPEEIEFPGRKTQGATDLINSLLNYGYGILYSRVSAAILRAGLDLYAGFLHADRPGKPSLALDLIEEFRQTIVDRTVIGLLNQGMKFKIQDGRIADEDRKKFANKILKRLKSKERYKSKKYRLEVILQQQARKVASHVRKDKIYTPFISGW, encoded by the coding sequence ATGGGATCAGAATCACTTGTAGTCTCTGATTATGGAATCTTTATTGGTAAGAAGAGTCAACGAGTAGTTCTCAAAAAAGATAAAAAGATCATAGAAGAGATACCACTATTTAAATTAAAAGAAATTTTGGTTACTACTTCTGGAGTATCATTATCTTCAGATGTAATTCAAGAATGTGCTAAAGCAGGGGTGCAGATTGATTTTGTGACATATACTGGAGAACATTTAGCAAAAGTTTCTTCATCAGCAATGGGAGGTACAATTAAGACTCGTCGAGAGCAGATATTAGCATATGAAGATAAACGAGGAGTAGATTTAGCTATCACTTTTGCTAACGGAAAGATAGATAATCAAGTTATTTTATTAAAATATTTAGCTAAATATCGTAAACGAAAAGATAAAGCTCAATATAAATTAATCTATGAGCAAATTGATAAGATAGAAAACATCAAAGAAGGTTTAAGGGATATAAAAGGAAAGAATGTAGATGATGTACGACAATTTATACTTTCAATTGAAGGAAGGTCAGCTAAAGAGTATTGGCAAGCAGTAAAAGAAGTTTTACCAGAAGAGATAGAATTTCCTGGGCGTAAAACACAAGGAGCTACTGATTTAATTAATTCGTTATTGAATTATGGATATGGAATTTTATATTCTAGAGTTTCAGCTGCTATATTAAGAGCAGGTTTAGATTTGTATGCAGGATTTTTACATGCTGATCGCCCAGGCAAGCCCTCGTTAGCTTTAGATTTAATTGAAGAATTTAGACAAACTATAGTAGATAGAACGGTAATTGGATTACTTAATCAGGGGATGAAGTTTAAGATTCAAGATGGAAGGATAGCAGATGAGGACAGGAAGAAGTTTGCTAATAAGATTTTAAAACGGTTAAAAAGTAAAGAGCGTTATAAGAGTAAGAAGTATAGATTAGAAGTAATCTTACAACAACAAGCTAGAAAAGTAGCGTCTCATGTTAGAAAAGATAAAATTTATACTCCGTTTATAAGTGGGTGGTAG
- the cas6 gene encoding CRISPR system precrRNA processing endoribonuclease RAMP protein Cas6 has protein sequence MNLDIVSLEITLIAKDTIKLPKHPGSTFRGAFGHALKSFACVMEKKRCKECSLNSNCAYSILFNPILVGKEKFNTSNRFKDKPRPFVFEPKTNGKEIFHPGQEINFRLNLFGSTYKFLPYILESWRYLEDQGLGKGRGKFIVSEVWSLNDLTGKAERIYSEYANRVHNSDIKIISEDIEQLQQNISKEHLRLKLLTPMLLKYKGDYVKKIDFHILMRNLFRRVSSLSYFYGKDQLDINFGSYLERAEEVKLIKNHTNWRNWKRYSSRQKQRIKMYGVTGELEYEGDLGEFLPYLILGQYTHVGKNTVFGLGDFKILKNN, from the coding sequence ATGAATCTGGATATAGTTAGTTTAGAAATTACTTTAATAGCAAAAGATACTATAAAGCTACCCAAACACCCCGGTTCAACATTTCGGGGTGCCTTTGGTCATGCTTTGAAAAGTTTTGCTTGTGTTATGGAAAAGAAGAGGTGTAAAGAATGTAGTTTAAATAGTAATTGTGCTTATTCAATATTATTTAATCCTATTTTAGTAGGTAAAGAGAAGTTTAATACTTCAAATCGTTTCAAAGACAAACCCCGTCCTTTCGTCTTTGAACCTAAAACTAATGGTAAAGAAATCTTTCATCCTGGACAAGAGATTAATTTTAGGTTAAATCTTTTCGGTTCAACTTACAAGTTTTTGCCATATATATTAGAAAGCTGGCGTTATTTAGAAGATCAAGGCTTAGGAAAAGGTAGAGGTAAATTCATAGTATCAGAAGTTTGGAGTCTTAATGATTTAACTGGTAAAGCAGAACGAATTTACTCTGAATATGCTAATCGAGTCCACAATTCAGATATTAAGATTATTAGTGAGGATATTGAACAACTCCAACAGAATATATCTAAAGAACATTTACGATTAAAACTTCTTACACCTATGCTTTTAAAATATAAAGGAGATTATGTTAAGAAGATAGATTTTCATATTTTGATGAGAAATTTATTTAGAAGAGTATCTAGTTTAAGTTATTTTTATGGTAAAGATCAATTAGATATTAATTTTGGATCATATCTAGAAAGAGCAGAAGAAGTGAAATTAATCAAAAATCATACTAATTGGCGAAATTGGAAACGTTATTCTAGTCGTCAAAAACAAAGAATTAAGATGTATGGAGTAACAGGTGAGTTAGAATATGAAGGTGACTTAGGAGAGTTTTTACCTTACTTAATTCTAGGACAATATACACATGTAGGTAAGAATACAGTCTTTGGATTAGGTGATTTTAAGATTCTGAAGAATAATTAA
- the cas4 gene encoding CRISPR-associated protein Cas4, translating into MMIKVTDIKQYVYCKRIIYFTYCMPLNVMKTYKMKFGKEKHDRVERLEKRRTLQRYGLEDGEKRYSVDLNSKRLGIIGKLDMLVVKDNEYIPIELKYSSRDPGLHHKYQLAAYVLLVEEEYKTSLRRGIIHLIPRKDTFEIKITANLRRKTKEIINEIKMIVELERMPEPVKERGKCKDCEYQNFCGDV; encoded by the coding sequence ATGATGATTAAGGTAACAGATATTAAGCAGTATGTTTATTGTAAACGAATCATTTATTTTACATATTGCATGCCGCTAAATGTGATGAAAACTTATAAGATGAAGTTTGGAAAAGAAAAACATGATAGAGTAGAAAGATTAGAAAAGAGAAGGACATTACAGCGATATGGTTTAGAAGATGGAGAGAAAAGATATTCTGTAGATTTAAATTCGAAACGATTAGGGATAATTGGAAAATTAGATATGTTAGTAGTGAAAGATAACGAGTATATACCTATTGAGTTGAAATATTCAAGTAGAGATCCAGGTTTACATCATAAATATCAATTAGCAGCTTATGTTCTATTAGTTGAAGAAGAGTATAAAACTTCGCTTAGACGAGGAATAATTCATTTGATTCCAAGGAAGGACACATTTGAAATTAAGATAACTGCTAATTTAAGAAGAAAGACTAAAGAAATAATTAATGAAATTAAGATGATAGTTGAATTAGAGAGGATGCCAGAACCAGTGAAAGAACGAGGTAAATGCAAAGACTGTGAATATCAAAACTTTTGTGGTGATGTGTAA
- the hepT gene encoding type VII toxin-antitoxin system HepT family RNase toxin: MTDEDIIQSRIEYIKKAEERLSKLAQLSNEDFLADGDAFAITEHHIRIALESLLDIGYHICVSNDLGKPEDNTEILNMLGDHKILTEDFAEQIKGMGDYRNRLVYMYNEVTGDELYNLLQNKLSDFKEFRKQISEYLENN; encoded by the coding sequence TTGACAGATGAAGATATAATTCAAAGTAGAATAGAATATATTAAGAAAGCAGAAGAGCGATTATCGAAATTGGCTCAATTATCTAATGAAGATTTTCTAGCAGATGGTGATGCTTTTGCTATTACTGAACATCATATTAGAATAGCTTTAGAATCATTATTAGATATCGGTTATCATATTTGTGTAAGTAATGATTTAGGTAAGCCAGAGGATAATACTGAAATCCTAAATATGCTAGGAGATCATAAAATACTTACTGAAGATTTTGCTGAGCAGATAAAAGGGATGGGAGATTATAGAAATCGGTTAGTCTATATGTATAATGAGGTTACTGGTGATGAGCTATATAATCTACTTCAAAATAAGCTTTCTGACTTTAAAGAGTTTCGTAAGCAGATTAGTGAATATTTAGAAAATAATTAG
- the cas3 gene encoding CRISPR-associated helicase Cas3', which produces MVIDNYYKKTKSGDEIDGFKPFKYQKEVAEAILNGENIILQAPTGAGKTLASIMPFIIANEEDMNFPKKLIYSTPRRTLVNSLYEDIEKEIDKGKFKQNYNVTIQTGEKKEDRYFNGDIIFTTFDQSLSSALSMPISLSNRLGNINVGAVLSSYLIFDEFHLFDLEESYTTTVLMLEKLKDKVPFCIMTATISEEKINHVAKKLNAKVIRADSQEHLADIVTQQGKERVIYTKEKSINAEEVVQLHTQIKSSNKEDKSKKSIVMCNRVENAQQIYQHIKELVKEDEIKVLLIHSRFLDEDRKEKEEKIKEYFSKRNKDSNVILVSTQVIEVGIDITSHIMHTEISSIDSFLQRIGRCARYQNEKGKVYVYDVLNEGDKKYLPYNEEVTLRTFEALREIDRQVLTSEISQKVIDRVYTQETDIDAKDNEKVDNTMNDFIIDSWKNPAKDNFKDLIRNVIGCNIVIQKWIPDKLSPYNYHSLGISPWTLRKKVKELVEETDDWLVKEVIERDDDSDIKYTYREITAKDIYPNTLYILNPDYFGYNSETGLVFDGTGKSFDPLPKSNQEPYDNEYKEESYLEHIQRMKEEIPKLEEEMSYAIALIKDKFELTDYDFRDIVEFTIWAHDLGKLQEDWQLAHKVEGDELIAHAERIKKPPSHAGESFWIVFNLLEAFILDYLQKDEFTIDIIAKSIVSHHSLTVSETGEFKISKNAIEYLTIINKDYFIEEDLTNFINSNNNELYLVQKFKEDISDEIRIRNVSQYLFYFVLVRILRLSDQRATKKLNEGS; this is translated from the coding sequence ATGGTGATTGATAATTATTATAAAAAGACTAAAAGTGGTGATGAAATTGATGGTTTTAAACCATTTAAATATCAAAAAGAAGTGGCTGAAGCTATATTAAATGGAGAAAACATTATTTTACAAGCCCCAACTGGAGCTGGAAAGACATTAGCTAGTATTATGCCTTTTATTATTGCTAATGAAGAAGATATGAACTTTCCTAAAAAGTTGATATATTCTACTCCACGTAGGACTTTGGTTAATAGTTTATATGAAGATATTGAAAAGGAGATTGATAAGGGAAAATTCAAGCAAAATTATAATGTAACTATTCAGACTGGTGAGAAGAAAGAAGATAGATATTTTAATGGTGATATAATATTCACTACTTTTGATCAGAGCTTATCATCTGCTTTAAGTATGCCAATATCTTTATCAAATAGACTAGGTAATATTAATGTTGGGGCAGTATTATCATCTTATTTAATTTTTGATGAGTTTCATTTATTTGATTTAGAAGAATCTTATACGACTACTGTGCTTATGTTAGAGAAGTTAAAAGATAAGGTTCCATTTTGTATTATGACAGCTACTATTTCAGAGGAAAAAATAAATCATGTTGCTAAAAAATTAAATGCTAAAGTAATTAGAGCAGATAGTCAAGAGCATTTAGCAGATATAGTAACTCAACAAGGTAAAGAGAGGGTTATTTATACTAAAGAGAAATCTATTAATGCAGAAGAGGTTGTTCAATTACATACTCAGATTAAGTCTAGCAATAAAGAAGATAAGTCTAAGAAAAGTATAGTAATGTGTAATCGAGTAGAAAATGCTCAACAGATATATCAACATATAAAAGAGTTGGTTAAGGAAGATGAAATAAAAGTTTTACTTATTCATTCTAGATTCTTAGATGAAGATCGAAAAGAAAAAGAAGAGAAAATAAAAGAATATTTTTCTAAGCGTAATAAAGATAGTAATGTAATTTTAGTATCAACACAGGTTATAGAAGTAGGAATAGATATTACTTCCCATATTATGCATACAGAGATTTCATCTATTGATTCCTTCTTACAGAGAATAGGTCGTTGTGCTAGGTATCAAAATGAAAAAGGAAAAGTTTATGTTTATGATGTATTGAATGAAGGCGATAAAAAGTATTTGCCTTATAATGAAGAAGTGACTTTAAGAACATTTGAAGCTTTAAGAGAGATTGATAGGCAAGTATTGACTTCAGAAATATCACAGAAGGTAATTGATAGAGTATATACTCAAGAAACAGATATTGATGCTAAGGACAATGAAAAAGTAGATAATACTATGAATGATTTTATTATTGATAGTTGGAAGAATCCTGCTAAGGATAACTTTAAAGATTTAATTAGAAATGTAATTGGCTGCAATATAGTGATTCAAAAATGGATACCAGACAAACTTTCTCCTTATAACTATCATAGTTTAGGTATTTCTCCTTGGACTTTAAGGAAAAAGGTAAAGGAATTAGTTGAAGAAACTGATGATTGGTTAGTTAAAGAAGTAATTGAAAGAGATGATGATAGTGATATTAAATATACTTATCGAGAGATAACTGCTAAGGATATTTATCCTAATACTCTTTATATTCTTAATCCAGATTATTTTGGTTATAATTCAGAGACTGGTTTGGTTTTTGATGGTACAGGTAAAAGCTTTGACCCATTACCTAAATCAAATCAAGAGCCTTATGATAATGAGTATAAAGAAGAGAGTTATTTAGAACATATTCAACGGATGAAGGAAGAAATTCCAAAATTAGAAGAAGAGATGAGTTATGCAATTGCTCTGATTAAGGATAAGTTTGAGTTAACAGATTATGATTTTAGAGATATAGTTGAATTTACTATTTGGGCACATGATTTGGGTAAGTTACAAGAAGATTGGCAGTTAGCTCATAAGGTAGAAGGAGATGAGCTTATAGCTCATGCTGAAAGAATTAAGAAACCCCCTAGTCATGCGGGAGAGAGTTTCTGGATAGTTTTTAATTTACTAGAAGCATTTATATTAGATTACTTACAAAAAGATGAATTTACTATTGATATTATAGCCAAATCTATAGTTTCGCATCACTCTTTAACTGTATCTGAAACAGGGGAATTTAAAATATCTAAAAATGCAATAGAATACTTAACTATAATAAATAAAGATTATTTTATAGAAGAAGATTTAACAAACTTTATAAATTCTAATAATAATGAATTATATTTAGTTCAAAAGTTTAAAGAAGATATTTCAGATGAGATTAGAATACGCAATGTTAGTCAATATTTATTCTATTTTGTTTTAGTCAGAATTTTAAGGTTATCAGACCAGAGAGCAACTAAAAAATTAAATGAAGGTAGTTAA
- the cas4a gene encoding type I-A CRISPR-associated protein Cas4/Csa1 yields MYFLTDEERQRLIRGLLPKSREIGISEDLRGWNWNQPPLEPIYDQKLALYEIAGKYCPTSRDLYLKKVEWVGTKWNEAMIEGSILHNTLAELLVAAKKLIYVHGVQGQAKIISKLKEPKFKYLEKRKDELSDSFYNNLKEKVKLMWEFEYNRLIFRMQELLSKQPYIGVDSLVNLTIPITVEQKLDGSFLGLSSYLSADAFNFSEPMILDLKFGKPRDFHNLTITGYALVMESIYSFPVSLGCIVYPEFKNGRLILKKDFQIIDDELRQWFIEERDEKMRIVYEKIDPGIAKDCYQSCPYYKECN; encoded by the coding sequence ATGTATTTTTTAACAGATGAAGAGAGACAGAGATTAATTCGGGGATTATTACCAAAGTCACGAGAAATCGGAATCTCTGAAGATTTGAGAGGATGGAATTGGAATCAACCACCTTTAGAGCCGATTTATGATCAAAAGTTAGCTCTTTATGAAATAGCTGGAAAGTATTGTCCTACTAGTCGAGATCTTTATTTGAAAAAAGTGGAGTGGGTAGGCACAAAATGGAATGAGGCGATGATTGAAGGAAGTATATTACATAATACTTTAGCTGAATTATTAGTTGCAGCTAAGAAATTAATTTATGTACATGGGGTTCAAGGACAAGCTAAAATAATTTCTAAATTAAAAGAGCCTAAATTTAAATATTTAGAAAAACGAAAAGATGAGTTAAGTGATAGTTTTTATAATAATTTAAAAGAGAAGGTAAAATTAATGTGGGAATTTGAATATAATCGTTTAATTTTTAGAATGCAGGAATTATTGTCTAAACAGCCATATATTGGAGTTGATTCGTTAGTAAATTTAACGATTCCAATTACTGTTGAACAGAAGTTAGATGGTTCTTTTTTAGGATTAAGCTCTTATCTTAGTGCAGATGCTTTTAATTTCTCTGAACCTATGATTTTAGACTTAAAGTTTGGCAAGCCTAGAGATTTTCATAACCTAACTATTACAGGTTATGCTTTGGTAATGGAGTCTATTTATTCATTTCCAGTGTCATTAGGATGTATAGTTTATCCTGAGTTTAAAAATGGTAGATTGATTTTAAAGAAAGATTTTCAAATCATTGATGATGAATTGAGACAATGGTTTATTGAAGAACGAGATGAGAAGATGAGGATAGTCTATGAAAAGATTGACCCAGGTATAGCAAAAGATTGTTATCAAAGCTGTCCTTATTATAAGGAGTGTAATTAA
- a CDS encoding spore germination protein, with product MFNRIFKMLNYLKLKSSNQKAKKGKKNIEKIPRSIQDIKERLKELFEDSSDFVMREVVLGNESNIEVIIAHIDGLTDRKSVNNNIVKPLILESRDTELDKDLNQSNIIEILKDNILSASELSEVKDFQKSLHAMLSGDTIIYIDGTEIALKVGMREWESRGVTEPDTESVVRGPREGFTETLRTNTTLLRRKIKNSNLKFENITLGEKTNTDVAICYVKGLANEDILKTVRRRVKKIKIDSILESGYIEEFIEDAPLSIFPTVGNSEKPDIVAAKILEGRVAILCDGTPFVLTVPHLFIESIQSSEDYYARPYFSSLLRILRGLALFITTIFPAFYVALVTFHQTVIPFKLLLTVAASRDGIPFSAFTETLMMGLTFELLREAGVRMPRPIGQAVSIVGALVLGQAAVEAGVASNPVIMVTALTAISSFILPALGGVIPLIRIIMLITANIIGLLGISLTGVVILIHLCTLRSFGVPYLVPFAPLAGMELKDTFIRLPLWLMWRRPHDLIEDDREAAYRMNVDIKTKED from the coding sequence ATGTTTAATAGGATATTTAAAATGCTTAATTATTTAAAATTAAAATCATCTAATCAAAAAGCTAAAAAAGGCAAAAAAAACATAGAGAAAATTCCTCGTTCAATCCAGGATATTAAAGAAAGATTAAAGGAATTGTTTGAAGATAGTAGTGACTTTGTTATGCGAGAAGTGGTATTAGGAAATGAATCTAATATTGAAGTTATTATTGCTCACATAGATGGTTTAACAGATAGAAAATCAGTTAATAATAATATTGTGAAACCATTAATTTTAGAATCACGAGACACTGAATTAGATAAAGATTTAAATCAAAGTAATATCATTGAGATATTAAAGGATAATATATTAAGTGCAAGTGAACTTTCAGAAGTCAAAGATTTTCAAAAATCATTACATGCTATGCTTTCTGGAGATACTATTATTTACATAGATGGAACTGAAATTGCACTAAAAGTTGGGATGAGAGAATGGGAATCTCGTGGAGTAACTGAACCAGATACAGAGTCAGTCGTTAGAGGGCCGAGAGAAGGCTTTACTGAAACTCTACGAACAAATACTACCCTTTTACGTAGAAAAATCAAAAACTCAAACCTTAAATTTGAAAATATTACTTTAGGTGAAAAGACCAATACTGATGTAGCTATCTGTTATGTAAAAGGATTAGCCAATGAAGATATACTTAAGACTGTTAGAAGAAGGGTAAAAAAGATTAAGATAGATTCTATTTTAGAATCAGGATATATTGAAGAATTTATTGAAGATGCTCCTCTTTCAATCTTTCCTACAGTAGGTAATAGTGAAAAGCCGGACATAGTAGCAGCAAAAATATTAGAAGGTAGAGTAGCAATCTTATGTGATGGTACACCTTTTGTACTTACAGTTCCTCATTTATTTATTGAATCAATTCAATCTAGTGAAGATTATTATGCTAGGCCTTATTTTTCCTCACTATTACGTATATTGAGAGGATTAGCATTATTTATTACTACTATTTTTCCAGCCTTTTATGTAGCTTTAGTAACTTTTCATCAAACTGTAATTCCTTTTAAATTATTACTAACAGTTGCCGCTTCAAGAGACGGCATACCTTTTTCAGCATTTACAGAAACATTAATGATGGGGCTTACTTTTGAATTATTAAGAGAAGCAGGAGTTAGAATGCCAAGACCTATTGGGCAAGCAGTAAGTATAGTAGGCGCTTTAGTTTTAGGACAAGCAGCTGTAGAAGCAGGAGTAGCCAGTAATCCAGTAATCATGGTGACGGCACTTACAGCCATTAGCAGTTTTATTCTACCAGCTTTAGGAGGAGTAATCCCACTTATTCGAATAATTATGTTAATTACAGCAAATATTATAGGTTTATTAGGAATATCCCTCACAGGAGTAGTTATTCTTATTCATTTATGTACGCTGAGGTCTTTTGGTGTGCCTTATTTAGTACCATTTGCACCATTAGCTGGAATGGAATTAAAAGATACATTTATTCGTCTACCTCTATGGCTAATGTGGAGAAGGCCTCATGATTTGATTGAAGATGATAGAGAAGCGGCCTATAGAATGAATGTTGATATTAAGACTAAAGAAGATTAA
- a CDS encoding helix-turn-helix transcriptional regulator: MSVPTKAWKLIKMISLLEGKYAKYDRQRLMEILDISKSTFYRYKDTLEEAEVPIIYDKRANGYKIREDYYMRPPELSISEALALVVSGNSILNNSELPYSKEINMAIAKVMAVLPNRTKNFLASLGERIHFSLDSLVDYSQYGEVFNTLSDAIKEEVNVWIKYDPASREGISKREVSPYILDFKNGALYLYAHCHLRNQIRMFRVDRILEIKLTNKNFIYPDDFSIEDYLGNAWGVERGKEEIEIKIKFSGQAVRNVREHTYHPTQELEELDDGSILMSVVTCSINEVKQWVLGFGAEAEVIAPKSLREEIAGEVQEMWGRYN, encoded by the coding sequence ATGAGTGTTCCAACGAAGGCTTGGAAGTTAATTAAGATGATTAGTTTACTTGAAGGTAAGTATGCAAAATATGACAGACAGAGATTAATGGAAATTTTAGATATTTCAAAAAGTACTTTCTATCGTTATAAAGATACATTAGAAGAAGCAGAAGTACCGATTATATATGATAAAAGAGCAAATGGGTATAAAATAAGAGAAGATTATTATATGCGGCCACCAGAATTAAGTATTTCAGAAGCTTTAGCTTTAGTAGTGAGTGGAAATAGTATTTTAAATAATAGTGAATTGCCTTATTCAAAAGAGATAAATATGGCCATTGCCAAGGTAATGGCAGTCTTACCTAATAGAACTAAGAATTTTCTTGCTTCATTAGGAGAAAGAATTCATTTTAGCTTGGATTCATTAGTTGATTATAGTCAATATGGAGAAGTCTTTAATACTTTAAGTGATGCTATTAAAGAAGAAGTTAATGTATGGATAAAATATGATCCAGCTTCTCGGGAAGGAATATCTAAAAGGGAAGTTTCTCCTTATATACTTGACTTTAAGAATGGAGCTTTATATTTATATGCTCATTGTCATTTGCGTAATCAGATAAGAATGTTTCGGGTAGATAGAATATTAGAGATTAAACTTACTAATAAAAACTTTATATATCCAGATGATTTTTCAATTGAAGATTATCTAGGTAATGCCTGGGGAGTAGAACGTGGTAAGGAAGAAATAGAAATTAAGATTAAGTTTAGTGGACAAGCAGTAAGAAATGTTAGAGAGCATACATATCATCCCACTCAAGAGTTAGAAGAGTTAGATGATGGAAGTATATTGATGTCAGTTGTAACTTGTAGCATAAATGAAGTGAAGCAATGGGTGCTGGGATTTGGTGCGGAAGCGGAGGTTATTGCGCCTAAGAGTTTACGTGAGGAGATTGCTGGTGAGGTGCAAGAGATGTGGGGGAGGTATAACTAG